Genomic segment of Notolabrus celidotus isolate fNotCel1 chromosome 1, fNotCel1.pri, whole genome shotgun sequence:
TAACTGCATTGACAAAgtgaaacaaatatataaaataatacctAAGTATTTTAACATAAAGATTACCCAATCaacaatttattttcattaaaaaaatgtaaaacaaccaTAAATTCTCAAAGAAAAAATAGCTACAGTAAGTGTCTGAAAAACTTTTGTGTGTCTAACAAAAGGGGGTCACTTTCATCACTCTGATTTTAAGAGTCTACATTTTCTTACACCAATACCAGTTATTAAGAACTCtgatctgtttttctttgatcACAACTGAGTGTTTAAACTGTGGAAAATCTGTAGAAATAACATTTTACCTTGTATCAAAAATCAAAGAATCAAAATTATTGTCCACTTTTAGAAAACCAGTACACATTACACATAAATGACCTCTATCTTGATGTGTGAGAGTCTTATTCTTTGGCCAGGTGAACGCTGAAGCCTCCACAACATCTTCCAGCACTCTTGAAGAAAGGCTGCACGACGATGCCCAGCACAATACTCCATAGACTCTGCAGCCAACGTGTGCCGACTGAGATACACTGTACACAAGGACTGACCATCCTGTTATAGAGAGAAACGCATTTGACTCAAACACAACTAGCCAaggaacttttattttgagACAATTTCAGCATTTCCTGTGGATGAGGGGGTACCTTTTATCTCTTTTCTAATGTTGTCCATGTGTTAATAATGTTctataatgttaaattaatccTGCTTGACTCAGGTGGCACAGCTAAGAggcattaaaaaaattaaacagaattaGCCAGTCTTTAGCTGATGGTCTGCTTTGCTTTACTAGCTTATATAGAGGCATACTACTCTTTTTCATGATTCATTCAAAAATACCCACATAAATATAaggaaaccttttttttgttgtgggagcaggcagagagagttttacttgtcttaaattaagtatatttgtatttatcttttaagtCTTAGATATTCTTTAATGTGGGTCAAATTAAGATTACTTCACCTCTAGATCATCAGCAGGTAAtccgttttttttattttggtctgtttttttctgcctctaaaatatgtattttaacattttcataaatCATAAATAATTGTATGAGCCcctgttttatttctctatGATGAACTGGGTAAAACATCTCATCTATTAATAGAGTGCCATGAAATTATGTACAAACATTCCTGTTACTCACATGATGAGTGATCTGTTTGTCATGACAAGGGTTACAAAAGGGTGGAACATTTTGCAGTAGATTTCCGGAAAGTTtgcggtaaatttccatgggaagttaagcttgggaattttggaaatattccaaatttgaaactttccatgggaattatgggaattaatgtgAATTTATGAGAATTCATGAGAAtgtatgggaattaactggtaAATTGAggttaatttaatggaaaggtatcatatccaagcataaatatttgttttgttataagcagacatccatccaaaataatccaattaaaacagatttatttgtaattagaactttatcaaggttaattattttattgaacaatcgattatttaattgaagaacaaaaacatgaatgttgagttaaatgttactcatcctttcgacccaacccattcaaaaactagcaaaaaatgcaatcccaacaaagtcccattcaaaatgttaaatgaaaagagccgctctctctccaaaaaagtcccattcaacacgCAAATaaatgtgatggaggaatgcacagtgcatgcaggggttctcaaacttctTGGAGCCAgagaccccttacaggtgagaaaattgtccaaagaccccctcataattgtaacacagattaagcacgtTAGTGATGCGTCAtaatcaaaagctgcggctctgagagccgatgctttatggtgaatcagaagagccggctcgaatcgagagagagccggctcacagttttttcctttcgctggttagctctcacagtgttcagccccagctctgctcacagcagaactgtgttttgattggtcaacatggtggccatgcagccaatcacatgtgaggttcagaataaatgcacaaaattgggcaattataaggcttctcagaaaaaaaatgtacgtaaaagggttttcaacacacaaaccattattttttgcaaggttaaggtaaaacatacggctacaaatcatcttaaaggccctgtgaggagttttgaactggctgagaaacagactgaaaatgatactgatgcctctttatgaccttcaatagcaaacaagaccatcagcagcaacactggcaccttctatgttgtcatttttaatgcctgaaactgccctgagGAGGTAgatgtcagaccagatgatggacatcttgcttcagaaacagcctttatttgactgttttcatggaaaataatcacattgcctgataaagttgactgttaaaagacaataggatgaggttttttgttgaaaacactacttttgcatgtataggacaagagataagaggcatcactttgtccacaagggggcgccagaatcgatacaaaacaaaagttcctcacagcagctttaaattaagagccgttcgggagtcgaaagagccggctcttctttgggagccgagtcacaagagccggctctctgaaaagagccgaacttcccaacactaaagcacatgcttactaccatttgcactcttagttgcccttggaagtatttgtattgtaaaacatatcaatgtaaatacttcagacctgtaccatagtgataaacagataacacttcaatttgaatcaagtaaataccacttgtatactttaaaacagagggtcatttcattccttgtggactcaacatgacagcatttatacttttcaagtaattgatcttaaacgcttaaagaaaattaacagtagaaAGACTCACATGTCCCtacgagccaccaaatggtatcataacaatggtgtatatgctgttttgtaatgacaaaGCAcagttttataatttattagaaatttatacaaattatttcacggGCCCCACACTCTGGCTCGCGGACCCCACTTTTGAGAACAACTGATGTAGGGGCATGGTCTCAATAGTCCTGCAGTaggcagtgtgctatgtgcatgtgattgaggaatagcatagctATTCaatgtacttgcatgaaatctggttgttttagtcaggattatgctgaaatatgtttccccaACTAtttttaagttccctattaagccaaccttcaatttagtaaatttctggtttattcccgtttattcccatggaaagtttccaactttgaaaattccaggaattttgcaaccctagtcatgACTGAGTCAAAACGTATCCAGTACTTTGGGTTTTGACCTGAAAATGGTGCTATAGTTTTTGAGCTAATGATCAAATTTTACCAAGCAGAACTAAAAAGTGAACATGTATAACACACCAGTCAAATATTTGTCAGTAAACATAGTCATTTTAAGCATGTGAACTAAAGCACCATTGGCCATATTACAGCCTAAGAGCAAAACATGTATGAATGTTTGTTGTTACTACCATGTGCCCCAATGTTGTATGAGTGAAAGCAAAAATTTTAAAGATAGGTATCTTAAAACTCAGCAAATTAAACCTGTATGGCCCATTTAGCAGCGAGATATAGAATGATTTATGTTTGGTAGGTTAAGTGAGATCTAGTGATGGAGTTTCAGATTGCCATCAACTGACAATTGCCCTATTCTGCTTGCAAACTCAAAAATAAATGGGAAAGGCCTCTTTTAGAGACGTTTTTTGTCCATTTTAGCTGCTTTACAAAACGGTGGTCTAACATTAAGGACTCCCTTGACATGACATGCTCTGTCTGCAGATTTAGAAAGCTCAACGTAATAAAAGCACTTTTTGTTTACCCTGACAGATTGTGAATATTCTACCATAAGTTCCCCAGATTTTACAAATACAAcctaaagaaggaaagaagaaagttaTGATGTAAACCTACCAAATGTGGAAGCAGCCAAGGATGGCAAAGAGCAAACCAGATATGACATGACATGCTCTGTCTGCAGATTTAGAAAGCGCAAGGTAATAAAAGCACTTTTTGTTTACCCTGACAGATTGTGAACATTCTACcataaagaaggaaagaggaaagaagaaagttATGATGTAAACCTACCAAATGTGGAAGCAGCTAAGGATGGCAAAGAGCAAACCAGAGATAATAGAGACAGGAATGGCCAGAAGCACAGTAACAACCCTGTAGATCCAAACCCTGGACACTTCAAACAGGGCATTACTCCAGATCCACACTCTGTCTCCACTGCGCACTGTCGCCGGCTCAGCAATCACATCCTCAAACGTCACCTGGAGACACACAGAAATAAGCTCCTGTTGACTTAATActcttcaaaaaaaaagttgattatATCCACTGGAGGGCTACACACGTGTCATAATTATGCACAAATTATCTAAAAGTCCACCGCAGAACAATGAAATACCTTGAGGCAGTCATTGATGCCTCGAGGGTCTCTGACATTTATCAGAGGCTTGGTATCGCTGATTTCCACAAGAGTAGACGTGTGTATGTTTTCATCTTCTTCCATGGCAGGAGGGGCTCTCCACAGTGTCTCAGGTTCATCCCCATCATCATATTCTTCAGGGTCACTAGAGTCTCCCAAGTCAATCTCTACCTCCTCTGAATCTTCCCCTTTCGTCTTGGTGTCCATGCCAGTATGTAAAGGAAACACAGTTCTAGAGCAGAATGGTCGCCTGTCACTTTCCTCGGCAGCTTCAGACTGAGCAGACCCCTCAGCTGGCTCTACACTGAAGTTATATTGGGAACGTTACAGTACCCTGCGTGGTATTTGCAGATGGTCTTTCAAGTGAAGATCATTTTCATGTGCAGTGGGTTAAAAATACTCTCAGCATGGAGATGTCTCGGTGTACACTAATACATTCTACTGGGCGTGCAATCACATAGACACATACAGACAACATTAGAAAAATCTGTAGGAAGAGGTGGAAAACAATGTCATATATATACTTAAGTGCGTTTTTGTTGACAATACTAAACTGTTTAACGTATTACTGCACTCTTTCAAGGAACATTTACTCAATCAatgtcatatatatatatatgtgtgtgtgtgtgtgtgtgtgtgtgtgtgtgtgtgtgtggggggggggggtgactgTTGCCTCAGCAAATGATAGCTCAGATGTAGGCGTTTCCTTCAATCACCCTACACAGGCCAGAATCGAACCAAGGAGCCTCTGCAGCCTTTGACACAGGATTCAGATACTCATCTACTTAGCCTATGGAGCAACTGTCGTCTTGAGgattgtaaagagtcttgaaaATATTATGCTATTGCACAATTGTAATGTGGTTTCAAAGGTTAATGATATAATCCATTCTGCAGGAACTTCAGTATTATCCTTGATAGAATTCACAAATGTGCAGGCAGAACATGCATGAGCCAAACAGTTTGAGTAATCCCAATACATTTTGTTAATGCAATATAAAGACTGATGCTGGGGGACTTGAACCCACAACCTTCCTGCTGTAAGGTCACTGGGCCTACTCATTGGGGCACCCTGTCGGCATGCTAAATTTAGTCAACGATGgtcatttatttttcagcacATTATGATACTCCAAAGGGAAGAATACTTTCAAGGGATTCAAACCCATAACCTTCCTGCGTTAAGGCCACTGTGCTAACAATAATGTCTGCCTGTTGTTTGCAATTCTGAAATAATTACTTTTTTAGGTACGtttatttgtcattaccaaTGATTGTGACAATTAAAGGCCCCAAATTGGTTCGAACCAACAACCTACATGCTGGttggcaccatagactgtataaaatatggacgtagtatccatgacgtcacccatctgtttctgaagcgctgttttgaggccagtcgtcagcggcagccataatgctgctgttgagcgattgtgacgtaaagagacgggctttgagcctcctagccaacagctacagtgttcccgcctatcagtcaagtcagctgtgcctctcattggaagactcgtaatctcacacgttagaaaaaaaatcaccccctgtagagtgtgtgccaattgagaaatgagctatccagaatacactcgtcttttgtaccaggctataaacatgtttatttctgctgaaaggatcgtcttttttgaatgggtgaatatgtggtttctggtacttacggagccagcctctagcggatcctcgatgaactgcagtttttggcacttccgcgttggactcatatttttagaccggtggttgccacttggttggcACCTTTGCTCACCCATACCACCCTGGTGGTGATCTCCAGTATGGTTCTATAAACGATCCCTGTCATCTCAtcatttttatctaatttagaagaaacagtgcctgaaaactgtaaccgatccttaaaaaaacaacttttctttctttctttcttttatcaatggagctgttttctgatagattctccaataaaatgcattaacttaaatcaagtaaagggtttgtcttaaatcaagattatatGTCTTCTACAAACAAGAtctcagctttaaaaatgtatgaaatgtaaaataaaccttgtttcttctaaattacaactccaAACAAGATCATTACAAGaatgtttgacttaacaagatatttaagatgcattgtcttaaaacaagtccctctatcttgctcaaatgttacttgttaagtaaatttatcttaaatcaagtggcataagacatttagattaaaaatgagacaacttcacttggtaagattttgagtttttgcagtgcagtacACACACCGCATCTCCAGGGGTCTTGAAATTGTTTAACCTGATCATGATCTCCTGTTTAGGTCTTCCTTCTGACTTTGCATACTGCATCACCAGCCTCCCTTCTTTGCTACTGTCATTGTTACTACAGCCACTAGAGGTCAGAGTCAAACAACTAAATGTGAACAGACCATAATGAGCTGCTTGCACAGACAGCCAAGGTTATGGGCACATAGATCCCAGTCTATGTACTATTTATCTCTTTATGATTAGTTTAACTTGCAGTAAATATTATGTCTCAAGAATACTTTGATATTATATTTCATTCACTAAAACCGCAGGAAAGGATTTtctgaaatcaatcaatctttatttatgcagcACCAATTTACAACACatattatctcaagatgctttagaGAGCTGGTCTAGACCTTACGCTTTGTTATTTTGATTTACAAAAGACACAGATCTTATTCAAAGATTCAATCTAATCctatcttaatccactatgagcagagcacttagcACAGAGCAGtattagcaagttacagtggcaaagaagaacagacagaaacttcaaaaagaaccagactcatgttgaaaaGCAATCCCGCTGCCATTGTGTTGTGATTGGAAAGAAGGATAAAGGGTGATTAAGAAAGAGAGGGGTGGGTGGAAACAGACAATCAGTActcagctgcagtgttttggaccagctgaagagtcttcagCGACTCTCAGGACACAACTTTTTCCTGCATCGTTCTGAGACAGGATGAGTCTGATTTTTGCAATGTTGTGAAGGTGAAAAAAGGCTGtgcttgaaatgtttttttatttgggagttgaaggataaatcctAAGGATTCCTAAACAGTGGTGCTGGATGCCAGGCTGATACCATCTAAGGCAGTTATTTCATT
This window contains:
- the zgc:172270 gene encoding caveolin-2, translated to MDTKTKGEDSEEVEIDLGDSSDPEEYDDGDEPETLWRAPPAMEEDENIHTSTLVEISDTKPLINVRDPRGINDCLKVTFEDVIAEPATVRSGDRVWIWSNALFEVSRVWIYRVVTVLLAIPVSIISGLLFAILSCFHIWMVSPCVQCISVGTRWLQSLWSIVLGIVVQPFFKSAGRCCGGFSVHLAKE